The Rhizophagus irregularis chromosome 16, complete sequence genome segment atttattaatattacattagaattaatttatattagaattattttttaatgctaatattaaattaaacaatttttatttaaatctttcaaACTCttcaaaattccatttttttttaaaaaaatctctaatttatttaatttcttttagcattttttttttgaaatttatatattaatattaattttttttttcaatattttattaaattatataaaattacactttaaattatataattatcatatatttcatatattatgaattataatatcctttatattatataatatcttcaaaaagaagttacattttttattaattttattgtttaaataattcaacaaatattttaagtataatatataataatactctaattatttcattataaattttaaataccctttattaataataaaaattttagagttaaacttctaaaatttataagatcTTTAGAATACTATAGcctataatatatagtatataatagttatataatactatatatatatttcttatattactttaaattatataagattatattacataatagttgtatttattaatatctcttaaaattttttctttaataatacttgtaattttaatatatttaatagtttgaatttatattataataactttttttagttatttttataaatataatccatactattcatatatttttgaagtttttacatttctttatataatttattgaaaaaaaaaattatttaatttgattatatataatttaattaactaaattttactttaaattaaatcaatatattaaaataaaaaaaaatttttttttaaataaaataaccattttttttaattataaatattaaatttaataatgtttttaagtataaaatattgattttttgccaaatttaatgtcaactaaataatttaacagaTCTTAAATCtgttaaattatctaattaaaataaaattaaataaactattgtcttaaataaatcttttttttttttgggttttaaatataacttttttattaaataaaaaaatactttaactaattttcttctgaaaaaaatattcattaatttttattttttaatactattttttctataaatacttatgttttgaaacaaaatttaatcttCATTACTTCTGCAAAAGATTACTGgtgttttttttactaaaatcaaAAGTTTGAAGTAGTGAATTAAAAGGTGTTGAGAATCTTTAACAGTATATATGAACTTCAATAAGAAGCTTAATAAtgaacaaaattaaaatcattctGCTACACTTGTACAAAGTTTCCATCtttgaagatatttttttttgtagattatataataacttgCAACTATTTGATAATACATCAAATTATTGTAACATATATTTGTTACAACCTTTATTATtcctaatattaattatttagcaaaattttaaatattattacaaaatgcTGTTGATCACCACCAAATATatgaaaatctaaaaatacCAGATACCAAATATCAAAATACCAGTGATAatcattagtaaaatttctaaaataatatacatgatTTTGAACCCATATCTCCCCAACCGtccaaataaattaaatattcttttgttTTCTTTGTCATCTTTTGAAATTCATATACcaattttatgaatttctattcaatctatttattattatgatattgtCTATAATCGATGTCCCGGAACAGTTGCAAAAATTACCATTACAATTATAGAAACTAATAaacctaataaaaagtatttaatggCTTTTTTAACATGTAATGTATATATGTATGGTTCCCTTACACGTTGGAAATGAAAGAATTTTGTTTCactacaatataaattatataattaatttaaaaaatccgAACACAGAAAATTCAtgtatcaaatttatcattattaccttattttcaataaaacgAAAAGAGGGCTAATCTTCGTTGCATAAgcaaataaattactaattccaaaaaatattggGATAAAACCCTAAAAgggtttaataataaaaaaaaagacatattAATATATGTCATGAAACATTTAAAACCCATTTAAGACATTACGTACCCATAACCGTAACGTATTTGGTTTTCTATCCAAAAAGATTAAACTTAACACAACAGCAAAACCAATAAATAAACAGAATAAACCTATCGCCAATCTCATTGTAATTTGTCGAACATGCATATTTCCAAATGCTCTGGCTTTTAAAAACCTTGGGAAATGCACTCTTTCCATAAAggcaaaaatttctttttttgcttcGTGAAAGATCCAAGGATCAGCTCTTTTATGTTGAGCATCACCTTCTTCTTCAATCGCGTGAGAAATTTTTTCCCGAATATGGtctgataatataatttctttttctgatccttcataaatatatttataataaatacgtTCTGCTGATTCACGAAGGTCCTCCCTTGTAAATGGTCTCTCCCgattataaattgaaaaatttcctGTTGTCGTATTGGTTCTGTTAGAGCGAACAGAATCTCGATGTGTTAAAGgtctttgtttattttcattagAAATCTCAATTATATGTGAACTTGATGGTGATTCTGGGCGAGAAGGAGGATCATCAATGATTGTAATATCAGAACCACGAGATGCAGAGCTCGTATGTCTTTGAACACCTACATTGGTCGCGCTAGGCCTTAATTTATCCTTCTCAGATTTACTACCTCCCGGTCTATATCTTTCATATTCAGGATACTCATCATCTACATCCAATCCAAGTTTTTTGAGGTCTTTCAAATAAGCTTTACATAAAACCTCATGTTCTAATACATCGAGATAAAAATCCAAGTATTCAGAAACTTTTTCTCTGTCTCTCATGTaaaggtaaaaattatataaacatacTGGAGGAGCTGTTTTACGAGAAAGAACTTCTTGTAATGTGGGTAGTCTGTCTCGTTTAACTGCTGGAAAAGATGCATTTTCGAGACGACGATCTTTCTCTGTCGTAATATTACTAGTTGTATTTCCTTGACTGCTCATttctttgataaattaaattgtaaatttctgaaaagaatttacaatttttttttttttagcagaAACATACTTTTTAAATCGTTACAAAAATAGTAAGTATCTATCAGCCCAGATAATAGAAAGTTATTCGATTGTATGACAAACCATGCTTTTATTACAAAACACGGGTCGATATTGCTTATGTAAGAACACTGCATATGGCTAATATAGCCATATACGGAacagtaaaatttaattttttttttatttaatttacaaaatcgGTAATTTATGgtaaaacttatttattaattcggccaaagaattaataataattataattctgaCCAAATGTTATTTGGTTGACTAGATTGTTCCGCAAAATCATTTCAACCATTACTAGAAAAGGAATGTAAAACTATGAAATATTACAGTGGAGTGTTTATGAATAAGGTCAAAAAAGGAGTATAAATGTGATGTTATggatatgatattaaataaattaaaaacttttcttATGAATAATATCCGGATCTTCTTGGAAATCTTCAGCCGAAACCCACAtctattgaaataatataaattcaattattaatatttaaaaaaaagctttttaaataaatagaaaattacaAACCTTTTTAAATGAACTCAAGCCTGCTAATATAGAACCACCAATCCATGTACTATATTTTCTTTCTGGCGGtgcataaattttaattttaatatctttaacaGCCAATTTTCTTACTTCATTCAACAACCTTGTACCGAAATCTATagaaaataaatgttaatttagaTATTATTCAAACTTACAAATTAAAAGATGTATGGATTTTTTTACCTTTGTAAAGTGTTGATCCACCAGACAAGACAACATTTGCATACAaagattttcttaaatctaaaTCTACACGATTAATTGAATCGACAACAACTTGATGAATACCGGCATATTCAAGTCCAATCAATTCAGGATTAAATAGAATTTCTGGAGCTTTAAATCTTTCAGTACCcaactattatttatattaatattagatcccttaaaaaaagtttaataatacagcataaaagctttttttaaactaCCTTAACAACGTTGCCATCAGGTAAAGTAAAGTCATCGAATTTTCCGTTCgtatctttttcttctttggCTGGATTTGTTGCCACATAGCAAGTTTTCTCTTTAATAATACGAACGACTTCCTTTTCAGCAGTTGTTGTGAATTTATAACCTGATTTACGAAGAAGCAACTGCAAATATTCGGTGACatctctatttttttaaaacaattattaaaataattttaaatacttaaatataatgtacacgctttaaatataaataatagagTACCGGCCAGCGATATCAACTCTACGAATAGCGTTAGGAAGGGCAAATCCCTCGTAAACTGGTACAGCGTGAGTAACGCCATCACCTGAATCAAGGACGATACCTGTAGTTCGACCAGATGAATaactaaaaatgaaaatgaacaaataatgattaaatacagtttaactataatatttataatacaaattaattgaTCAACTCATTATTCTTTTACTAACAGACTCAATACTGCTTGAATCGATGCGAATAAAGCGGGAACATTAAAAGTCTCAAAAAACATCTGAGCAGCCAATTCTCTATTATTTCTAGGATTAAGTGGTGCTTCAGTTAAGAGCACTGGATgctattaaaaaagatgaattaatTTCGAATATGAATCTTAAATGTCAAAATCAAAAGTTTCTTAACACGTACCTCTTCGGACGCagtttttaattcttcttcataaatatatttccATATACGTTCCATATCATCCCAGTCAGATACAATACCATGTTCAATaggatattttattttaaggaGACCTCGTAATTCTTGAGCTTTACGGCCGATAAAGACGTCACCTTCAACTGCACCAGCCATAATGCGTACATGTTTAGGTCGTCCAACACTATTTTTTCGtacaaaaatattagataaactTTAAAGAGgacaaaaatatacaaaacaataaaatagGGAATATTTACTATGAcggaaaaaaacattttgggCTATCATCACCAGCAAATCCAGCTTTAATGACTCCAGAACCCTAAAATCATTAAGTTGAATACACAGATACAAAATGgcaaaaaatatacttaaaaaaagTGATAGACATATACATTGTCGATAACAACGGGCTGATTAGTCAAAACGTCCTCATACTCCATTTCAGTTATTTAcgatttatcaatttaaaaataaaaataacaaccGAAGGCCTTTAAGCAACAGGAACTCAAGAACTATGTTTCCTATGTTTCTTAATTGATAAACCCCTTAATTATGGTTATGAATAGGCCGATCCGTGTGAATAACACATGCTCCGGCCACGAATTAAAATATGCGCATCTAAAATTCTTATCACGTGAAACAGTAATTCCGCCCAGCCTAAAAGTAAACTGGTCGCAttcattacataataaataataattaataattcacgCCAtctttcttgaatttttttttttgcaatgc includes the following:
- a CDS encoding Actin-2; the protein is MEYEDVLTNQPVVIDNGSGVIKAGFAGDDSPKCFFPSYVGRPKHVRIMAGAVEGDVFIGRKAQELRGLLKIKYPIEHGIVSDWDDMERIWKYIYEEELKTASEEHPVLLTEAPLNPRNNRELAAQMFFETFNVPALFASIQAVLSLYSSGRTTGIVLDSGDGVTHAVPVYEGFALPNAIRRVDIAGRDVTEYLQLLLRKSGYKFTTTAEKEVVRIIKEKTCYVATNPAKEEKDTNGKFDDFTLPDGNVVKLGTERFKAPEILFNPELIGLEYAGIHQVVVDSINRVDLDLRKSLYANVVLSGGSTLYKDFGTRLLNEVRKLAVKDIKIKIYAPPERKYSTWIGGSILAGLSSFKKMWVSAEDFQEDPDIIHKKSF